In Streptomyces sclerotialus, one genomic interval encodes:
- a CDS encoding mycothiol-dependent nitroreductase Rv2466c family protein: MGETVSDTGKTPADFWFDPLCPWAWLTSRWMLEVEKVRPVEVRWHVMSLAVLNEDKLDELPEAYQEMMRTEAWAPVRVCIAAEEKYGSEVLAPLYTALGTRFHNQGAPRTRETILAALADAGLPAELADAADTDAYDERLRASHKEGIDLVGQEVGTPVIAVPGPGSSVSEANSSGGGGRATGGQIAFFGPVVTPSPKGEEAAKLWDGTLMVASIPGFYEIKRTRTAAPSFD; encoded by the coding sequence ATAGGAGAGACCGTGTCCGACACCGGCAAGACCCCGGCAGACTTCTGGTTCGACCCGCTGTGCCCCTGGGCATGGCTGACCTCCCGCTGGATGCTCGAAGTGGAGAAGGTCCGGCCGGTGGAGGTCCGCTGGCACGTGATGAGCCTGGCCGTGCTGAACGAGGACAAGCTCGACGAGCTGCCCGAGGCGTACCAGGAGATGATGCGGACCGAGGCGTGGGCGCCGGTACGGGTCTGCATCGCGGCCGAGGAGAAGTACGGCAGCGAGGTCCTCGCCCCGCTCTACACCGCGCTCGGCACCCGTTTCCACAACCAGGGCGCGCCGCGCACCCGCGAGACGATCCTCGCGGCGCTGGCGGACGCGGGCCTGCCCGCCGAGCTGGCGGACGCGGCCGACACCGACGCGTACGACGAGCGGCTGCGCGCCTCGCACAAGGAGGGCATCGACCTGGTCGGCCAGGAGGTCGGCACGCCGGTCATCGCGGTGCCCGGCCCCGGGAGCAGCGTGAGCGAAGCGAACTCTTCCGGGGGCGGAGGCCGGGCGACGGGTGGGCAGATCGCCTTCTTCGGCCCCGTGGTCACCCCGTCCCCCAAGGGCGAGGAGGCCGCCAAGCTCTGGGACGGCACCCTGATGGTCGCGTCCATCCCGGGCTTCTACGAGATCAAGCGCACCCGCACGGCGGCCCCCAGCTTCGACTGA
- the pepN gene encoding aminopeptidase N, with protein sequence MPGENLSRDEARERARLLAVDGYEVALDLRSAVAEGEAARTFRSVTTIRFRSSQPGADTFADLIAPEVTRVTLNGRELDPAAVFDGTRIALPDLAAENVLVVDAQCAYSRTGEGLHRFVDPEDGEVYLYTQYEPADARRVFANFEQPDLKAPFTFEVTAPEGWVVLSNGVEEGPAEGAVHRFARTQPLSTYITAVVAGPYHYVSDTYRRTFEDGTELEVPLGALCRKGLARHFDADDVFTVTKQGLDFFHDHFDYPYPFGKYDQAFVPEYNIGAMENPGCVTFREEFIFRGKVTQASYERRANVILHEMAHMWFGDLVTMEWWDDLWLKESFADFMGALSLAEATRFKDGWITFANGRKAWAYRADQLPSTHPITADIHDLEDAKLNFDGITYAKGASVLKQLVAYVGRDAFLDGARRYFKRHAYGNTTLADLLTALEETSGRDLAAWSRSWLQTAGVNALTPQVTYDAQDRITELSVLQEASPARPELRPHRVAVGLYRRADADGALVRYARAELDVSGQRTVVEELAGAERPDLILVNDDDLTYCKIRFDERSLATLRGHLGEITDPMARALCWSALWGLTRDGLMPARDYLDIVLRFAGRESDIGVLQTLHAQARTALHHYAAPDWRKTGAQQLAQGALRELRLAEPGSGHQLTWARFFASVASTEADFQLLNGLLEGTAKVDGLDVDQEVRWAFLEPLAAHGVADERVIDAELARDDTASGKRHHVRCLAARPSAGVKARAWADVVESDTLSNALVEATISGFDQPGQRELLAPYAPKYFDALQKVWQERSIEIGMAVVRGLFPSLQSSPETLDAADAWLIAHPDAPPALRRLVSESRDDLARALRAQACDAKVGDRP encoded by the coding sequence GTGCCCGGTGAGAATCTGTCCCGAGACGAGGCCCGCGAGCGGGCCCGGCTGCTGGCCGTCGACGGGTACGAGGTGGCGCTGGACCTGCGGTCAGCCGTGGCCGAGGGTGAGGCGGCCCGCACCTTCCGCTCCGTCACCACCATCCGCTTCCGCTCCTCCCAGCCGGGCGCCGACACCTTCGCCGACCTGATCGCGCCCGAGGTCACCCGGGTGACCCTGAACGGCCGCGAGCTGGACCCCGCGGCCGTCTTCGACGGCACCCGGATCGCCCTGCCCGACCTGGCGGCGGAGAACGTCCTCGTCGTGGACGCGCAGTGCGCCTACAGCCGGACCGGCGAGGGCCTGCACCGCTTCGTCGACCCCGAGGACGGCGAGGTCTACCTCTACACGCAGTACGAGCCGGCCGACGCCCGCCGGGTCTTCGCGAACTTCGAACAGCCCGACCTCAAGGCCCCCTTCACCTTCGAGGTGACCGCGCCCGAGGGCTGGGTCGTGCTCAGCAACGGCGTCGAGGAAGGCCCCGCCGAAGGAGCCGTGCACCGCTTCGCCCGTACGCAGCCCCTCTCCACGTACATCACCGCCGTGGTCGCGGGCCCGTACCACTACGTCTCCGACACCTACCGCCGTACGTTCGAGGACGGCACCGAGCTGGAGGTCCCGCTCGGCGCGCTCTGCCGCAAGGGGCTGGCCCGGCACTTCGACGCGGACGACGTCTTCACCGTCACCAAGCAGGGCCTGGACTTCTTCCACGACCACTTCGACTACCCGTACCCCTTCGGCAAGTACGACCAGGCGTTCGTGCCCGAGTACAACATCGGCGCCATGGAGAACCCGGGCTGCGTCACCTTCCGCGAGGAGTTCATCTTCCGCGGCAAGGTCACGCAGGCGTCGTACGAGCGGCGGGCCAACGTCATCCTGCACGAGATGGCCCACATGTGGTTCGGCGACCTGGTCACCATGGAGTGGTGGGACGACCTGTGGCTCAAGGAGTCCTTCGCGGACTTCATGGGCGCGCTGTCGCTGGCCGAGGCCACCCGCTTCAAGGACGGCTGGATCACCTTCGCCAACGGCCGCAAGGCCTGGGCGTACCGCGCCGACCAGCTGCCCTCCACGCACCCCATCACCGCGGACATCCACGACCTGGAGGACGCCAAGCTCAACTTCGACGGGATCACCTACGCCAAGGGCGCTTCGGTGCTCAAGCAGCTGGTGGCGTACGTGGGCCGGGACGCCTTCCTGGACGGGGCGCGGCGCTACTTCAAGCGCCACGCGTACGGCAACACCACCCTGGCCGACCTGCTGACCGCGCTGGAGGAGACCTCGGGCCGCGACCTGGCGGCCTGGTCCCGCTCCTGGCTGCAGACGGCCGGCGTCAACGCGCTCACCCCGCAGGTCACCTACGACGCGCAGGACCGCATCACCGAGCTGTCCGTCCTCCAGGAGGCCTCCCCCGCCCGGCCCGAGCTGCGGCCGCACCGGGTCGCGGTCGGCCTGTACCGCCGCGCCGACGCGGACGGCGCGCTGGTCCGGTACGCCCGTGCCGAGCTGGACGTCTCCGGGCAGCGCACGGTGGTCGAGGAGCTGGCCGGGGCCGAGCGCCCCGATCTGATCCTGGTCAACGACGACGACCTGACGTACTGCAAGATCCGCTTCGACGAGCGGTCGCTGGCCACCCTGCGCGGCCACCTCGGCGAGATCACCGACCCGATGGCGCGCGCCCTGTGCTGGTCCGCGCTGTGGGGCCTGACCCGGGACGGGCTGATGCCGGCCCGCGACTACCTCGACATCGTGCTGCGGTTCGCCGGGCGGGAGTCCGACATCGGGGTGCTGCAGACCCTGCACGCCCAGGCCCGCACCGCGCTGCACCACTACGCCGCACCCGACTGGCGGAAGACCGGTGCGCAGCAGCTGGCCCAGGGCGCCCTGCGTGAGCTGCGGCTCGCCGAGCCCGGCAGCGGCCACCAGCTCACCTGGGCCCGGTTCTTCGCCTCCGTCGCCTCCACCGAGGCCGACTTTCAGCTGCTGAACGGGTTGCTGGAAGGCACCGCGAAGGTCGACGGACTGGACGTCGACCAGGAGGTGCGCTGGGCGTTCCTGGAGCCGCTGGCCGCGCACGGCGTCGCCGACGAGCGGGTGATCGACGCCGAACTGGCCCGGGACGACACCGCGTCCGGCAAGCGGCACCACGTCCGCTGCCTGGCCGCCCGGCCCTCCGCCGGAGTCAAGGCACGTGCCTGGGCGGACGTCGTGGAGTCCGACACGCTCTCCAACGCCCTGGTGGAGGCCACGATCTCGGGCTTCGACCAGCCGGGCCAGCGCGAGCTGCTCGCGCCGTACGCGCCGAAGTACTTCGACGCCCTGCAGAAGGTCTGGCAGGAGCGGTCCATCGAGATCGGGATGGCCGTCGTCCGGGGCCTCTTCCCCTCGCTGCAGAGCAGCCCGGAGACGCTGGACGCGGCCGACGCCTGGCTCATCGCGCACCCGGACGCGCCGCCCGCGCTGCGCCGCCTGGTGTCGGAGTCGCGGGACGACCTCGCGCGGGCGCTGCGGGCACAGGCTTGTGACGCAAAGGTCGGCGACAGGCCGTAA
- a CDS encoding serine hydrolase domain-containing protein, with protein sequence MRARSTLAGALAAALAGTVLLTAPAATAAGPANDGHARTRAAMEAQVAKGVPGMIGQVTEGRRVWKATVGVGNLDTGAPRGTGDAFRVGSITKTFVATVLLQLEAEGRLDLDDTVEEWLPGVVRGHGHDGRRVTLRQLLNHTSGIREIFEEKEFRDKVTGPGFLKHRYDTWTPRQLVRLAMNGKPTFEPGTSWSYSNTNYVLAGMVIEKATGRPYGKEVERRILKPLRLNRTVVPGTAPGMPGPHGIAYSKLLVEKPGPEVYDATELNPSLAGAAGEMISTAGDLNRFYAAVLRGKLFPQRQLKEMLTTVPVGKEAPQIRYGLGLMTQELSCGVRLYGHGGGIHGSSSEAVSTRDGRHTAAFNSNADWTGDSGSVVEAEFCD encoded by the coding sequence ATGAGAGCACGGAGCACACTGGCGGGGGCCCTGGCCGCCGCGCTCGCAGGAACGGTACTGCTCACCGCGCCCGCGGCCACCGCCGCCGGTCCGGCGAACGACGGCCACGCGCGCACCAGGGCCGCCATGGAGGCCCAGGTCGCCAAGGGCGTGCCCGGCATGATCGGCCAGGTCACCGAGGGGCGCCGGGTCTGGAAGGCCACCGTCGGCGTCGGCAATCTCGACACCGGCGCACCGCGCGGCACCGGCGACGCCTTCCGCGTCGGCAGCATCACCAAGACCTTCGTGGCCACGGTCCTGCTCCAGCTGGAGGCGGAGGGCCGGCTCGACCTGGACGACACGGTCGAGGAGTGGCTGCCGGGCGTCGTCCGGGGGCACGGCCACGACGGCCGCCGCGTCACCCTGCGGCAGCTGCTCAACCACACCAGCGGCATCCGCGAGATCTTCGAGGAGAAGGAGTTCCGCGACAAGGTGACCGGGCCGGGCTTCCTGAAGCACCGTTACGACACCTGGACGCCCCGGCAGCTCGTACGCCTGGCCATGAACGGCAAACCCACCTTCGAGCCGGGTACGTCCTGGAGCTACTCCAACACCAACTACGTGCTCGCCGGAATGGTCATCGAGAAGGCCACCGGCCGGCCGTACGGAAAGGAGGTCGAGCGCCGCATCCTGAAGCCGCTCCGGCTGAACCGCACCGTCGTGCCCGGCACGGCCCCCGGGATGCCCGGGCCGCACGGCATCGCGTACTCCAAGCTGCTGGTGGAGAAGCCGGGGCCGGAGGTGTACGACGCGACGGAGCTCAATCCGTCGCTCGCCGGTGCGGCCGGCGAGATGATCTCCACGGCCGGGGACCTCAACCGCTTCTACGCGGCGGTACTGCGCGGCAAGCTCTTCCCGCAGCGGCAGTTGAAGGAGATGCTCACCACGGTCCCGGTCGGCAAGGAAGCGCCGCAGATCCGGTACGGGCTGGGCCTGATGACCCAGGAACTGTCCTGCGGGGTCCGGCTGTACGGCCACGGCGGCGGCATCCACGGCTCGTCCTCCGAGGCGGTCAGCACCCGCGACGGCCGGCACACCGCGGCGTTCAACTCCAACGCGGACTGGACCGGCGACAGCGGTTCCGTGGTCGAGGCGGAGTTCTGCGACTGA
- a CDS encoding TIGR03767 family metallophosphoesterase, with protein sequence MSRIRSAAATLDRRTFLAATGVAGAAAGAGLTLGLSGRQATAVPAQAGPPPFAPEPVAAPAVPPVPFRRGTTLDSVATPRGTTGYRRLGDGPAWSRVVRTELAAARSGRDERRTTLASFVQFTDLHLVDVQSPLRYEYLRAQTASAWRPQEALSVAGLVSLIERVNALKGGPATGSPLAFAMTTGDNTDNNSKIELEWFLGAMSGGRIVPNTGDPGHYEGVQDSGLKLYWQPGSDLRDADKQLGFPRLPGFLDAAIRTVHSPGLDIPWYTTVGNHDQLPGGCYAPGDSYWTEIATGGRKLETLPPDEAARVWKAVKKGLDPKGADFKALLKENRRHTRQVTPDPRRAPFTRAEYVRAHLDPAYTGKGPHGHGFTEANVHDDQLYYSFPVSDDVIGISLDTTDPGGHYTGSVGTGQLRWLERQLKEHKDSYVLIFSHHTSKTMDNTRPDPARPDEGRHGGDELVRLLSGHRNVLAWINGHSHKNDITAHDGFWEVSTASHIDFPQLARVIEVVDNHDGTVSLFTTLVESAAPHRTDFEDLSQTGLASLYRELSANQPQGRTDLAGEPGDRNTELLLKRG encoded by the coding sequence ATGTCCCGCATCCGGTCCGCCGCCGCCACCCTCGACCGCCGTACCTTCCTCGCCGCCACCGGAGTGGCCGGCGCCGCCGCCGGGGCCGGACTCACCCTCGGACTGAGCGGCAGGCAGGCCACCGCCGTGCCGGCCCAGGCCGGGCCACCGCCGTTCGCGCCGGAGCCGGTCGCCGCGCCCGCCGTGCCGCCCGTACCCTTCCGCCGCGGCACCACCCTCGACTCCGTCGCCACCCCGCGCGGCACCACCGGCTACCGGCGCCTCGGCGACGGCCCCGCCTGGTCCCGCGTCGTCCGTACCGAGCTGGCGGCGGCCCGCTCCGGGCGGGACGAGCGGCGCACCACGCTCGCCTCCTTCGTCCAGTTCACCGATCTGCACCTGGTCGACGTGCAGAGCCCGCTGCGGTACGAGTACCTGCGCGCGCAGACCGCGAGCGCCTGGCGGCCCCAGGAGGCGCTGTCGGTGGCCGGTCTCGTCTCGCTCATCGAGCGGGTCAACGCGCTCAAGGGCGGTCCCGCCACCGGCTCGCCGCTCGCCTTCGCGATGACCACCGGCGACAACACCGACAACAACTCCAAGATCGAACTGGAGTGGTTCCTCGGCGCGATGAGCGGCGGCCGCATCGTCCCCAACACCGGCGACCCCGGGCACTACGAAGGCGTCCAGGACAGCGGCCTGAAGCTGTACTGGCAGCCGGGCAGCGACCTGCGCGACGCCGACAAGCAGCTCGGCTTCCCGCGGCTGCCCGGCTTCCTGGACGCCGCGATCCGCACCGTGCACAGCCCCGGGCTGGACATCCCCTGGTACACCACGGTCGGCAACCACGACCAGCTGCCCGGCGGCTGCTACGCACCGGGCGACTCGTACTGGACGGAGATCGCGACCGGCGGCCGGAAGCTGGAGACGCTGCCGCCGGACGAGGCCGCGCGGGTCTGGAAGGCCGTGAAGAAGGGCCTGGACCCCAAGGGCGCCGACTTCAAGGCGCTGCTGAAGGAGAACCGCCGGCACACCCGGCAGGTGACGCCGGACCCCCGGCGGGCGCCCTTCACCCGCGCCGAGTACGTCCGCGCCCACCTCGACCCCGCCTACACCGGCAAGGGCCCGCACGGCCACGGCTTCACCGAGGCCAACGTCCACGACGACCAGCTGTACTACAGCTTCCCGGTGTCCGACGACGTGATCGGCATCAGCCTGGACACCACCGACCCCGGCGGCCACTACACCGGCTCGGTCGGCACCGGTCAGCTGCGCTGGCTGGAGCGGCAGCTGAAGGAGCACAAGGACTCCTACGTCCTGATCTTCAGCCACCACACCAGCAAGACCATGGACAACACCCGCCCGGACCCGGCCCGTCCGGACGAGGGGCGGCACGGCGGCGACGAACTCGTCCGGCTGCTCTCCGGGCACCGCAACGTTCTGGCCTGGATCAACGGCCACAGCCACAAGAACGACATCACCGCGCACGACGGCTTCTGGGAGGTCTCCACCGCCTCCCACATCGACTTTCCGCAGCTCGCGCGGGTGATCGAGGTGGTGGACAACCACGACGGCACGGTCTCGCTCTTCACCACTCTCGTGGAGTCGGCGGCGCCGCACCGCACGGACTTCGAGGACCTCTCGCAGACCGGCCTGGCCTCGCTCTACCGCGAGCTGTCCGCCAATCAGCCGCAGGGCCGTACGGACCTGGCGGGCGAGCCGGGCGACCGCAACACCGAACTCCTGCTGAAACGTGGCTGA
- a CDS encoding HPP family protein: MTAPAPTVEAPEAAAPDAVRTVRAGRALRSAAPPRPRPLVLLAATAAIALALLLLAGTGAVIEHPVLIPPLAASAALIAGAPALPLAQPRSVIGGHLLAACAGFLVVAVAGPGVWSAVAAGALAFGATSLARTPHSPGVATAVIVGFQGPDPLPFLGLLAAATMILTTVGCCLHRLGARKYPAYWW; the protein is encoded by the coding sequence GTGACCGCCCCTGCTCCCACCGTCGAAGCCCCGGAGGCCGCCGCCCCCGACGCCGTCCGCACCGTCCGCGCCGGGCGCGCCCTGCGCTCCGCCGCCCCGCCGCGCCCCCGGCCGCTCGTCCTGCTGGCCGCGACGGCCGCGATCGCCCTGGCGCTGCTCCTGCTGGCCGGGACCGGCGCCGTCATCGAGCACCCCGTGCTCATCCCGCCGCTCGCGGCCAGTGCGGCCCTGATCGCGGGTGCCCCGGCGCTGCCGCTCGCGCAGCCGCGCAGCGTCATCGGCGGCCACCTGCTGGCGGCCTGCGCCGGCTTCCTCGTGGTGGCCGTCGCGGGGCCCGGTGTCTGGAGTGCGGTGGCGGCCGGCGCGCTGGCCTTCGGGGCGACGTCCCTGGCCCGTACGCCGCACTCGCCCGGCGTCGCCACGGCGGTGATCGTCGGCTTCCAGGGGCCCGATCCGTTGCCCTTCCTCGGCCTGCTGGCCGCGGCCACCATGATCCTGACCACCGTGGGCTGCTGCCTGCACCGCCTGGGGGCCCGGAAGTACCCGGCGTACTGGTGGTGA